The following proteins are encoded in a genomic region of Chryseobacterium cucumeris:
- a CDS encoding NUDIX hydrolase, with amino-acid sequence MENFGKDLLRKIKSVELPGEHAHGVFSPPYRPVFTYDEVLSKNPKFAAVNIVLYLKDNEWYFPLIQRTINEHDRHSGQISLPGGKREEMDRDFAETAVRETSEEIGIDKHYVRIIREMSPIYIPPSNFYVYPYISYTIKNPAFVLQQTEAVETIEFPITSFLNLSDTPEIMALPSAGGHEVPVINFNGYIIWGATAMILSEFSQLLKKM; translated from the coding sequence ATGGAAAATTTTGGAAAAGATTTATTGAGAAAAATAAAAAGCGTGGAACTTCCCGGTGAACACGCCCATGGAGTATTTTCACCTCCCTACCGCCCCGTTTTTACGTATGATGAAGTATTGTCAAAGAATCCCAAATTTGCGGCGGTTAATATTGTTTTATATCTGAAAGACAACGAGTGGTATTTTCCATTGATCCAAAGGACGATTAATGAACACGACAGACACAGCGGACAGATATCTCTGCCCGGAGGAAAGCGTGAGGAAATGGACAGGGATTTTGCTGAAACGGCAGTTCGGGAAACCTCCGAAGAAATCGGAATAGATAAACATTATGTAAGAATCATCAGGGAAATGTCTCCGATTTATATTCCACCAAGCAATTTTTATGTCTATCCCTATATTTCTTATACAATAAAGAATCCTGCTTTCGTTCTTCAACAGACGGAAGCTGTGGAAACCATAGAATTTCCGATCACTTCCTTTTTAAACCTGTCGGACACCCCGGAAATCATGGCTTTGCCAAGTGCAGGCGGACATGAAGTGCCCGTGATTAATTTCAACGGATACATTATCTGGGGAGCTACAGCGATGATATTAAGTGAATTCAGTCAGTTGCTGAAAAAAATGTAA
- a CDS encoding lysophospholipid acyltransferase family protein — translation MAKKNIFTDAFGTPYFLKRFIIFILGIVSYRRFNGFNKLKITGTEHLVDLPDSNVLFVSNHQTYFADVAAMYHAFCAVNNGYLNTIKNPIYLLNPKIDFYYVAAEETMNKGILPKIFKIAGAVTVKRTWRSEGKNVNRMVDMSEVDNIMKALDNGWVATFPQGTTSAFAQGRRGTAKLVKNQRPIVIPIKINGFRRAFDKKGLRVKVTGVKPTMEFKAPLDIDYDNEKAPEILLKIMTAIEQTEDFNLLHSYDEELKAKKLEQKDSNN, via the coding sequence ATGGCGAAGAAAAATATTTTCACCGATGCATTCGGAACTCCTTATTTTTTGAAAAGGTTTATTATTTTTATTTTAGGAATTGTATCTTACAGAAGATTCAATGGCTTTAATAAGTTAAAAATAACCGGTACAGAACACCTTGTGGATCTTCCGGACTCTAACGTACTGTTTGTATCCAACCATCAGACCTATTTTGCAGATGTGGCGGCCATGTACCATGCCTTCTGTGCTGTGAACAACGGATATCTCAATACAATAAAAAACCCGATCTATCTTTTGAATCCGAAGATCGATTTTTACTATGTGGCAGCAGAGGAAACCATGAACAAAGGTATTCTTCCCAAAATTTTCAAAATTGCAGGAGCTGTAACGGTAAAAAGAACATGGAGATCTGAAGGGAAAAATGTCAACAGAATGGTAGACATGAGCGAGGTAGATAATATTATGAAAGCATTGGACAATGGCTGGGTAGCTACTTTCCCTCAAGGAACTACATCGGCTTTTGCACAGGGACGAAGAGGAACTGCCAAACTGGTAAAAAATCAGCGTCCTATTGTAATTCCAATCAAAATAAACGGATTCAGAAGAGCTTTTGATAAAAAAGGACTCCGCGTAAAGGTAACCGGTGTAAAACCTACGATGGAATTCAAAGCTCCTTTGGATATTGATTATGATAATGAAAAAGCACCGGAAATTTTATTGAAAATTATGACTGCCATTGAGCAGACAGAAGATTTCAATCTATTACACAGTTATGATGAAGAACTTAAAGCTAAAAAATTAGAACAAAAGGACTCAAATAATTAA